The following proteins come from a genomic window of Limnohabitans sp. 103DPR2:
- a CDS encoding MarR family winged helix-turn-helix transcriptional regulator — translation MPSSVKNPIAAVDKVDTSYLETLIGYNARRAALAVISQFLERMAVYDLKPVDFSVMSVVVHNPGVTSRQLCAALNILPPNLVGLVQSLESRGLLERLPHPHDGRAMGLHPTDKGLELMEKAEATASELEMNIGSKLTPNQVQTLVTLLQKIYL, via the coding sequence ATGCCAAGCAGCGTGAAAAATCCAATCGCGGCCGTCGACAAAGTCGACACCAGCTACCTTGAAACCTTGATTGGTTACAACGCACGCCGTGCGGCCCTCGCCGTGATCAGCCAATTCTTAGAACGCATGGCGGTCTACGACTTGAAGCCTGTCGATTTTTCAGTGATGTCGGTGGTGGTTCACAACCCCGGCGTCACTTCGCGTCAACTTTGCGCCGCGCTGAACATCTTGCCGCCCAACTTAGTGGGCTTGGTGCAGTCATTGGAATCTCGTGGCCTGCTAGAGCGCCTGCCCCACCCCCATGATGGCCGCGCCATGGGACTGCACCCAACGGACAAGGGTTTAGAACTCATGGAAAAAGCTGAAGCCACAGCGTCTGAGCTAGAAATGAACATTGGCTCTAAACTCACGCCTAACCAAGTTCAAACCTTGGTCACGTTGCTGCAAAAAATCTACCTCTAA
- a CDS encoding SDR family NAD(P)-dependent oxidoreductase, whose translation MNIQGMSALVTGGGSGLGEATARELARLGAKVAVLDLNLENAQKVAADIGGIAVQCDVTNAASMENAVAKAAKAHGGARILMQIAGIGTAKRIVGKDGNPAPLEDFAKVVNVNLIGTYNAARVFAAACAKLDPMEDGERGAMVFTASVAAFDGQVGQQAYSASKAGVAGMTLPMARDLAQHGIRVCTIAPGIFATPLLKTLPEPVQASLAASIPFPSRLGKPEEFAQLAAHIVSNGHLNGEVIRLDGALRMAPR comes from the coding sequence ATGAACATTCAAGGCATGAGCGCATTGGTCACCGGTGGTGGCTCTGGTTTGGGCGAAGCAACCGCCCGTGAATTGGCCCGTTTGGGTGCGAAGGTCGCCGTACTCGACTTGAACCTCGAGAACGCTCAAAAGGTGGCCGCAGACATTGGTGGCATTGCTGTTCAATGTGACGTGACCAACGCCGCCAGCATGGAAAACGCCGTGGCCAAAGCAGCCAAAGCCCACGGCGGCGCACGCATCTTGATGCAGATTGCCGGCATCGGTACCGCCAAACGCATTGTGGGCAAAGATGGCAATCCAGCACCCTTGGAAGACTTCGCCAAAGTGGTCAACGTCAATTTGATTGGCACCTACAACGCTGCACGCGTCTTTGCTGCGGCCTGCGCCAAGCTCGACCCAATGGAAGACGGTGAGCGTGGCGCCATGGTCTTCACAGCCTCTGTAGCAGCCTTTGATGGCCAAGTGGGTCAACAAGCCTACAGTGCCTCCAAAGCGGGTGTGGCAGGCATGACACTGCCCATGGCACGCGATTTAGCGCAACACGGCATTCGCGTGTGCACCATTGCCCCTGGCATCTTTGCAACACCGTTGCTCAAAACACTGCCCGAGCCTGTGCAAGCCTCGTTGGCTGCCAGCATCCCCTTCCCTTCACGCCTTGGCAAACCGGAAGAGTTTGCACAATTGGCCGCACACATTGTGAGCAATGGCCACTTGAACGGCGAAGTGATTCGCTTGGATGGCGCACTGCGCATGGCCCCCCGTTAA
- a CDS encoding ABC transporter ATP-binding protein: protein MTTPILKVQQLHAGYGKAEVLHGISLEVAKGSVITVIGPNGAGKSTFLNSLMGILPAQGLIEFNGQSINELTLEERVMQGISLVPEKRELFNTMTVEDNLVLGGYRQMRLGNADWRNRLDDVFDLFPRLKERRLQEAGTLSGGERQMLAVGRALMSRPSLLMLDEPSLGLAPLIVKEIFNIIETLRQTGVSIVLVEQNARAALAVADHGYVLEMGEVSLQGKASDLAEDPRVIDTYLGTAKK from the coding sequence ATGACAACACCCATTCTCAAAGTTCAGCAATTGCATGCGGGTTACGGCAAAGCCGAAGTACTGCACGGCATCAGTTTGGAAGTTGCCAAAGGCAGTGTGATCACAGTGATTGGTCCCAACGGCGCTGGCAAATCAACTTTTTTGAACAGCCTGATGGGCATCTTGCCAGCGCAAGGCCTGATTGAATTCAATGGCCAATCGATCAACGAGTTGACCTTGGAAGAACGCGTCATGCAGGGCATCTCTCTGGTCCCTGAAAAGCGTGAACTCTTTAATACCATGACGGTCGAAGACAACTTGGTGTTGGGCGGCTATCGCCAAATGCGTTTAGGCAATGCCGATTGGCGCAATCGACTTGACGACGTCTTCGACTTGTTCCCCCGACTCAAAGAACGTCGTTTGCAAGAAGCTGGCACCTTGTCTGGTGGTGAACGTCAAATGTTGGCGGTGGGCAGAGCCCTCATGTCACGCCCTTCTCTCTTGATGTTGGACGAACCCAGTTTGGGTTTGGCGCCGCTCATTGTGAAAGAGATTTTCAACATCATCGAAACACTTCGTCAAACGGGTGTGTCCATCGTGTTAGTGGAACAAAATGCACGCGCTGCATTGGCTGTGGCCGATCATGGCTACGTTTTGGAAATGGGCGAAGTGAGCCTTCAAGGCAAAGCTTCCGATTTGGCCGAAGACCCCCGCGTGATCGACACCTACTTGGGTACTGCCAAAAAATAA
- a CDS encoding ABC transporter substrate-binding protein: protein MKMKKTLLALAITAVTSTAALADIKIGVSLSLTGPGSGLGTPMQKQLQLFPKTIGGEKVTVILLDDASDPGKGSANARRFVTEDKVDIIFGSCLTPVAAAMTDIASEAGTVQIAGSPVGVPPGKDKWLFRLPQSNTVMGHAVIEHMKKQGIKTVGFLGYADVYGQQWLEAVQPELEKSGIKMVGVERFARTDTSVTPQALKLTSANPDAILVVASGSGAAMPQMGLVERGYKGKVYQTHAAATPDLSRIGGKAVEGTFVVSGPALLGDQLPDSHPSKKLALDFVQKFEKEHGPNTRNQFAGHSYDFQVAMEKAIPLALKKAKPGTPEFRAAMRDTLETMGRTVFSHGVMNWTPTDHWGYTLETGVMTKVVDGKFKVE, encoded by the coding sequence ATGAAAATGAAGAAAACACTGCTGGCTTTGGCCATCACTGCCGTCACCAGCACCGCTGCGCTGGCCGACATCAAAATTGGCGTGAGCTTGTCACTCACAGGCCCAGGCTCTGGCTTGGGCACCCCCATGCAAAAACAATTGCAACTGTTCCCCAAAACCATTGGTGGCGAAAAAGTCACCGTGATTCTGTTGGACGATGCCTCTGATCCAGGTAAGGGCTCTGCCAACGCACGCCGCTTTGTCACAGAAGACAAAGTTGACATCATTTTTGGCTCATGCCTCACACCCGTTGCAGCTGCCATGACAGACATTGCGTCTGAAGCAGGCACTGTACAAATCGCAGGCTCACCTGTGGGAGTTCCTCCAGGCAAAGACAAATGGTTGTTCCGCTTGCCCCAATCCAACACAGTGATGGGCCATGCTGTGATCGAGCACATGAAAAAGCAAGGCATCAAAACGGTTGGCTTCCTGGGCTATGCAGACGTTTATGGTCAGCAATGGCTGGAAGCTGTTCAACCTGAACTTGAAAAATCGGGCATCAAAATGGTCGGCGTTGAGCGCTTTGCTCGTACCGACACCAGCGTCACACCCCAAGCTTTGAAGTTGACTTCTGCCAACCCAGACGCCATCTTGGTCGTGGCTTCAGGTTCTGGCGCCGCCATGCCCCAGATGGGCTTGGTTGAGCGCGGCTACAAAGGCAAGGTCTACCAAACGCACGCAGCAGCCACACCCGACTTGTCACGCATTGGCGGCAAAGCTGTTGAAGGCACCTTCGTTGTGTCTGGCCCTGCCTTGTTGGGCGACCAATTGCCCGACAGCCATCCTTCCAAAAAATTGGCTTTGGACTTCGTTCAGAAGTTTGAAAAAGAACATGGCCCTAACACACGCAACCAGTTTGCAGGACACTCTTATGACTTCCAAGTGGCCATGGAAAAAGCCATTCCTTTGGCACTGAAAAAAGCCAAGCCAGGCACACCTGAGTTCCGCGCAGCCATGCGTGACACACTCGAAACCATGGGTCGCACCGTGTTTTCGCACGGCGTCATGAACTGGACGCCTACTGACCACTGGGGTTACACACTGGAAACGGGCGTGATGACCAAAGTGGTGGATGGCAAGTTCAAGGTCGAATAA
- a CDS encoding acyl-CoA dehydrogenase family protein, producing the protein MSDYQPRIQDMQFVLSNVLGAPDQLKALPAFDEVDADLMQQVLEEAGKFVGEVVAPLNRDGDEIGAKWQDGKVTMPPGFQSAYQMFWQAGWPALSAAPEDGGQGLPSVLEIMLYEMLSAANHGWTMAPGLLHGAYECIKHYASPSLQETYLSKVGTGEWLATMCLTEPHAGSDLGLSRTKATPQADGRYALNGTKIFISGGEHDLTDNIVHLVLARLPDAPPGPKGLSLFLVPKFYPNGERSAVHCDRIEEKMGLHGSPTCVMRFDDALSEIIGEPGKGLNAMFVMMNAARLHVAMQGIGLLDAAWQKADAYARERRQMRAPAGQEVKPKSAAEADFIIEHPAIQRILNTQRAWVDGGRVLAYQTAVELDRIKHADKDTAAQSQRWCALVTPVMKAAFTHQAFHGGSDCLQVLGGHGYVREWGIEQIVRDARVAMIYEGTNEIQAIDLVVRKIMADGGQSLNQLLDDMKAQSQTETAEATQLRKLTQSIVSAAPQDPSLGHRVADDYLRAMALVMLQWAWLRIDTTLNAQTPELKTRWQAPSKAFRQWVLPEFAMRSHIIETQCQAA; encoded by the coding sequence ATGAGCGACTACCAACCCCGTATCCAAGACATGCAATTTGTCTTGTCCAATGTTTTAGGTGCACCCGATCAGCTGAAAGCATTGCCCGCCTTTGATGAAGTCGATGCGGATCTGATGCAGCAAGTGTTGGAAGAAGCTGGCAAGTTTGTCGGTGAAGTGGTCGCCCCACTCAACCGGGATGGCGATGAAATTGGCGCGAAGTGGCAAGACGGCAAAGTGACGATGCCACCCGGTTTTCAATCGGCCTACCAAATGTTTTGGCAAGCGGGTTGGCCTGCGCTTTCTGCAGCACCAGAAGATGGCGGACAAGGCCTGCCCTCTGTCTTGGAAATCATGCTTTATGAAATGCTGTCAGCCGCCAACCATGGCTGGACCATGGCACCTGGTTTGTTGCATGGCGCATATGAATGCATCAAGCACTATGCAAGCCCCTCACTCCAAGAAACTTACCTCAGCAAAGTTGGTACTGGTGAATGGTTGGCCACCATGTGCCTGACTGAACCGCACGCAGGCAGTGACTTGGGCTTGTCGCGCACCAAAGCCACGCCGCAAGCCGATGGCCGCTACGCCTTGAATGGCACCAAGATTTTCATATCAGGTGGCGAGCACGACCTCACCGACAACATCGTTCATTTGGTCTTGGCACGTTTGCCCGATGCACCGCCCGGCCCTAAAGGTCTGTCACTCTTTTTGGTGCCCAAGTTTTACCCCAATGGCGAACGTAGCGCTGTGCATTGCGACCGCATCGAAGAAAAGATGGGCCTTCACGGCAGTCCCACATGTGTGATGCGCTTTGATGACGCCCTGTCTGAGATCATCGGCGAACCCGGCAAAGGTCTGAACGCCATGTTCGTCATGATGAACGCTGCGCGATTGCACGTGGCCATGCAAGGCATTGGCCTACTGGATGCGGCTTGGCAAAAAGCCGACGCTTACGCCCGAGAGCGCCGTCAGATGCGCGCGCCAGCAGGTCAAGAAGTGAAACCCAAGTCTGCTGCCGAAGCCGATTTCATCATTGAGCATCCTGCCATCCAACGCATCTTGAACACACAACGCGCTTGGGTGGATGGCGGCCGCGTGTTGGCTTATCAAACTGCAGTGGAATTAGACCGAATCAAACACGCAGACAAAGACACCGCAGCCCAATCGCAACGCTGGTGCGCTTTGGTGACGCCTGTGATGAAAGCCGCCTTCACCCATCAAGCTTTTCATGGCGGCAGCGATTGCCTTCAAGTCTTGGGAGGCCACGGTTATGTACGTGAATGGGGCATTGAGCAAATCGTGCGCGATGCGCGCGTCGCCATGATTTACGAGGGCACCAACGAAATTCAGGCCATCGATTTGGTGGTTCGCAAAATCATGGCCGATGGAGGCCAGAGCTTGAACCAATTGCTGGACGACATGAAGGCCCAATCGCAGACGGAAACAGCAGAAGCCACTCAGCTTCGCAAATTGACACAAAGCATTGTGAGCGCGGCACCCCAAGACCCCAGCTTGGGCCACCGGGTGGCCGACGACTATTTGCGCGCCATGGCCTTGGTCATGTTGCAATGGGCTTGGCTGCGCATCGATACCACGCTCAATGCACAAACACCCGAATTAAAGACCCGTTGGCAAGCCCCCTCCAAAGCCTTCCGCCAATGGGTGCTTCCTGAATTCGCCATGCGCAGTCACATCATTGAGACGCAATGCCAAGCAGCGTGA
- a CDS encoding branched-chain amino acid ABC transporter ATP-binding protein/permease: MNKQKLFIWLLAAAVPVVALLPLPDFWIAQLNYIGLYALVCLGLVLLTGVGGLTSFGQAAFVGVGAYTTAYLTLNTGMSPWLTLFVGLGITAISALVVGAITLRMSGHYLPLATIAWGLSLYYLMGNLDALGKYDGLLGLKSLSIGSLDIGQGRLFFILTWAILIAGAVALLNLLDSRPGRAIRSLKGGSQMAEAMGISTFRYKVTIFLIAALFASIAGWLLAHFQRTVNPSAFGLKMGIEYLFMAVIGGVGYVWGAIVGAALIKLLDDYLQVALPALIGTSGSYEVIVFGVAMVLVLKYMPDGIWSLVARKLPRPPRKMDWQDAAPLNARSKPAMGDLVLKVDKIRKQFGGLTAVNDISFDIHAGRIVGLIGPNGAGKSTTFNLITGVLSKTSGKVTYRGHDISALPSREISRQGMARTFQHVKMIPDMTVLENVALGAYTRGESGVISSMLGTNKAEEQRFMKEAQHQLERIGMGNYLHELAGNLAMGPQRLMEIARALCCDPALLLLDEPAAGLRHKEKQDLIKVLRQLQSEGMSILLVEHDMDLVMDVCDHLVVMEFGTLLTQGTPAEIQASPAVRAAYLGTEH, translated from the coding sequence ATGAACAAGCAAAAACTTTTCATCTGGCTGCTGGCAGCGGCTGTTCCCGTCGTGGCCTTGTTGCCCTTGCCAGACTTCTGGATTGCGCAACTCAACTACATTGGTCTTTATGCATTGGTGTGCCTGGGATTGGTACTGCTGACCGGCGTTGGGGGCTTAACTTCCTTCGGCCAAGCAGCGTTTGTAGGTGTTGGCGCCTACACCACGGCCTATTTGACTTTGAACACGGGCATGTCGCCTTGGCTGACATTGTTTGTTGGCTTGGGCATCACGGCCATCAGCGCCTTGGTGGTGGGCGCCATCACCCTTCGCATGTCAGGTCACTACTTGCCATTGGCCACCATTGCATGGGGTTTGTCTTTGTATTACCTCATGGGCAATTTGGATGCCTTGGGCAAGTACGACGGCTTGTTGGGGCTCAAGAGTTTGTCAATCGGCAGTCTTGACATTGGCCAAGGTCGTTTGTTCTTCATCCTCACATGGGCCATCCTGATTGCAGGTGCCGTTGCATTGTTGAACTTGCTGGACTCACGTCCTGGCCGTGCCATTCGTTCGCTCAAAGGCGGTTCCCAAATGGCCGAGGCCATGGGCATCAGCACCTTCCGCTACAAAGTCACGATCTTTTTGATTGCGGCTTTGTTTGCATCCATTGCAGGATGGCTGCTTGCGCATTTCCAACGTACTGTCAATCCTTCCGCCTTTGGCTTGAAGATGGGTATCGAATACCTGTTCATGGCCGTGATTGGCGGCGTTGGCTATGTGTGGGGCGCCATCGTAGGTGCCGCCTTGATCAAATTGCTCGACGACTATTTGCAAGTCGCCTTGCCTGCCTTGATTGGCACCAGCGGCAGTTATGAAGTGATTGTGTTTGGTGTCGCCATGGTCCTGGTGCTCAAGTACATGCCCGATGGCATCTGGTCTTTGGTCGCTCGCAAACTGCCGCGTCCACCCCGCAAAATGGACTGGCAGGATGCAGCGCCATTGAATGCCCGCAGCAAACCTGCGATGGGCGATTTGGTTCTTAAGGTCGACAAAATTCGCAAACAATTTGGCGGCCTCACTGCTGTGAACGACATCAGTTTTGACATTCACGCTGGGCGGATTGTGGGTTTGATTGGCCCTAACGGCGCTGGCAAATCAACCACCTTCAACTTGATCACTGGCGTGCTGTCCAAAACTTCGGGCAAGGTGACATACCGCGGACATGACATCTCCGCTTTGCCATCGCGCGAAATTTCTCGCCAAGGCATGGCCCGCACTTTCCAACATGTGAAGATGATTCCGGACATGACGGTTTTAGAAAACGTGGCTTTGGGCGCTTACACCCGCGGTGAATCTGGTGTCATTTCCTCCATGCTAGGCACCAATAAAGCTGAAGAGCAACGCTTCATGAAAGAAGCACAGCACCAGCTTGAACGGATTGGCATGGGCAATTACTTGCACGAATTGGCAGGCAACTTGGCCATGGGACCCCAGCGTCTGATGGAAATCGCCCGTGCGCTGTGCTGCGATCCTGCACTCTTGTTGCTTGACGAGCCAGCAGCCGGTTTGCGCCATAAAGAAAAACAAGACTTGATCAAAGTGCTTCGTCAATTGCAGAGCGAAGGCATGAGCATCTTGTTGGTGGAGCACGACATGGACTTGGTCATGGACGTTTGCGATCATTTGGTGGTGATGGAGTTTGGCACCCTGCTAACGCAAGGCACGCCTGCAGAAATTCAAGCCAGTCCTGCCGTGCGTGCGGCTTACTTGGGCACGGAGCACTGA
- a CDS encoding acyl-CoA thioesterase — translation MSKTVVYEVQVMFGDCDPAGIVFFPNFSKWMDASSLNFFVKCGVQPWRELVKTTGIIGTPLLEINTKFGRPATYGETLQIHTSVQDWRDKTFVHKHVVMRGDTVLCEGTEVRAFCIKHPEDPDRIKAIPVPADIKALCS, via the coding sequence ATGAGCAAAACCGTTGTTTATGAAGTGCAAGTGATGTTTGGTGACTGCGACCCCGCAGGCATCGTGTTCTTTCCCAATTTTTCCAAATGGATGGACGCCTCATCGCTTAACTTTTTTGTGAAGTGCGGTGTGCAACCTTGGCGTGAGTTGGTGAAGACCACCGGCATCATTGGCACACCCCTCTTGGAAATCAATACCAAGTTTGGCCGTCCTGCCACCTATGGTGAAACGCTGCAAATTCACACCAGTGTGCAAGATTGGCGCGATAAAACATTTGTCCACAAACACGTGGTGATGCGCGGCGACACTGTCTTGTGCGAAGGCACCGAAGTGCGCGCCTTTTGCATTAAGCATCCAGAAGACCCCGATCGAATTAAAGCCATTCCCGTTCCCGCGGACATCAAAGCGCTTTGCAGCTAA
- a CDS encoding fumarylacetoacetate hydrolase family protein, with protein sequence MSHSSFPSLAETLPDDAANAILIGRIWVPGEGPYLVKVGASETTDLSGLALTSSDLMELENVAASVKNHHGKTWSTEALWANTDTQQRNEQQPWFLAPTDLQAIKAAGVTFVASMLERVIEEQARGDAAKAESVRKAVIDVMGDNLRNVKPGSAQAMKLKEVLVAQGVWSQYLEVGIGPDAEIFTKSQAMSAVGSGFDVGLHPGSSWNNPEPEIVLVINSKGHVVGAAMGNDVNLRDFEGRSALLLGKAKDNNASCAIGPFIRLFDGQYTIDNVRTTDLSMALHGPEGFVMQGSSSLSQISRDPLDLAAQAIGPYHQYPDGLVLFLGTMFAPTQDRHGPGQGFTHVVGDTVAITTPQLGTLFNRVTTSDQAPPWTYGIRALMQDLAKRSKH encoded by the coding sequence TTGTCACATTCCAGCTTTCCTTCATTGGCAGAGACGCTGCCCGATGATGCCGCCAACGCCATTTTGATTGGCCGCATTTGGGTTCCCGGCGAGGGACCCTATCTTGTCAAAGTAGGCGCCAGCGAAACCACCGACTTGTCTGGCTTGGCACTCACCAGCAGCGACTTGATGGAACTCGAGAATGTCGCCGCAAGTGTCAAAAACCACCATGGCAAAACTTGGTCCACAGAAGCTTTGTGGGCCAATACCGATACCCAACAGCGCAACGAACAACAACCTTGGTTCCTTGCACCCACTGACTTGCAGGCCATCAAAGCGGCCGGTGTGACCTTTGTCGCCAGCATGTTGGAGCGCGTCATCGAAGAACAAGCGCGAGGCGATGCCGCCAAAGCTGAAAGTGTGCGCAAAGCCGTGATCGATGTGATGGGTGACAACCTTCGCAATGTCAAACCTGGCTCTGCACAAGCCATGAAACTGAAAGAAGTGCTGGTAGCGCAAGGCGTTTGGTCTCAGTACCTTGAAGTGGGCATCGGTCCTGACGCAGAAATTTTCACCAAGTCGCAAGCCATGAGTGCTGTGGGTTCTGGTTTTGATGTGGGCTTGCATCCCGGCAGTTCATGGAACAACCCCGAGCCGGAAATTGTGTTGGTCATCAATTCCAAAGGCCATGTGGTGGGCGCCGCCATGGGCAACGATGTCAACTTGCGAGATTTTGAGGGCCGCAGCGCCCTGCTCTTGGGCAAAGCCAAAGACAACAATGCCAGCTGCGCCATCGGCCCCTTCATCCGCTTGTTTGATGGCCAGTACACCATCGACAACGTAAGAACCACAGACCTCAGCATGGCGCTCCATGGCCCCGAAGGCTTTGTCATGCAAGGCAGCAGTTCTCTTAGCCAAATCAGTCGAGATCCCTTGGATTTAGCGGCGCAAGCCATTGGCCCCTACCACCAGTACCCCGACGGTCTGGTGCTGTTTCTCGGCACCATGTTTGCCCCTACCCAAGACCGGCATGGCCCCGGGCAAGGCTTTACCCATGTGGTGGGCGATACGGTGGCCATCACCACCCCGCAATTGGGCACCCTCTTCAACCGAGTGACCACCTCAGACCAGGCACCGCCTTGGACCTATGGCATCCGCGCCCTGATGCAAGACTTGGCCAAGCGCTCAAAGCACTGA
- a CDS encoding branched-chain amino acid ABC transporter permease, with protein sequence MDFSIASILLLDGVTNGAVYALLGLATVLVFTVTRVIFIPQGEFVAYGALTLAMLQTGKTPGTVWLLLILAGVAALMELIERWRHHGNVSRALFAALKTLVFPVLVSLIAMWAAPQKFPLWSQAVLSVAIVTAFGPLVYRVAYQSLESATPLVLLIVSVGVHFAMTGLGLLFFGAEGFRNPTFWDERFTLGPVALTGQTVIIFVTSLALIVMMWLYFERSLRGKALRATAVNRTGARLMGISSHTSGQLTFLMSALIGALSGLLIGPTTTVFYDSGFLIGLKGFVAAVMGGLASYPGALLGALFVGIVESFGAFWASAFKEVIVFTLVLPILLVRSLRSGHSDEDH encoded by the coding sequence ATGGACTTCTCCATCGCCAGCATCCTTTTGCTAGACGGTGTCACCAATGGCGCGGTGTATGCCCTTTTAGGCTTGGCCACCGTGCTGGTGTTCACGGTCACGCGTGTGATCTTTATTCCTCAAGGCGAATTTGTGGCTTATGGTGCGCTGACCTTGGCCATGCTCCAAACAGGCAAAACACCCGGCACCGTTTGGCTGTTGTTGATACTTGCTGGCGTTGCTGCATTGATGGAACTGATTGAACGGTGGCGTCATCATGGCAACGTGTCACGCGCCTTGTTCGCTGCTTTGAAGACCTTGGTCTTTCCGGTGTTGGTGTCTCTTATCGCCATGTGGGCTGCACCGCAAAAGTTTCCGCTCTGGAGTCAAGCCGTTTTAAGTGTGGCCATCGTGACGGCCTTTGGTCCGCTGGTGTACCGCGTGGCATACCAATCGCTTGAATCGGCCACACCGCTGGTCTTGTTGATCGTCTCGGTTGGCGTTCACTTTGCGATGACGGGTTTGGGTTTGTTGTTTTTCGGCGCGGAAGGTTTCCGCAATCCGACGTTCTGGGATGAACGCTTTACCCTCGGACCCGTCGCATTGACCGGTCAGACTGTGATTATTTTCGTCACCTCATTGGCACTCATTGTCATGATGTGGCTTTACTTTGAACGCTCTCTGCGCGGCAAAGCCCTGCGTGCCACTGCGGTGAATCGCACGGGTGCACGCTTGATGGGCATCTCTAGCCATACCTCAGGTCAGCTGACCTTTCTCATGTCAGCCCTGATCGGCGCATTGTCTGGTCTCCTAATTGGTCCCACCACCACCGTGTTCTACGACTCGGGCTTTTTGATTGGCCTCAAAGGTTTCGTGGCAGCTGTGATGGGCGGACTGGCCAGCTACCCTGGCGCATTGTTGGGTGCACTGTTCGTCGGCATCGTTGAATCCTTTGGCGCCTTCTGGGCCAGCGCTTTCAAAGAAGTGATTGTTTTCACTTTGGTCTTACCCATTCTCCTCGTGCGCTCCTTGCGCAGTGGTCATTCAGACGAGGATCACTGA
- a CDS encoding FKBP-type peptidyl-prolyl cis-trans isomerase: MITTATGLQYEDTVVGDGAEATKGQTVTVHYTGWLYKDGEQGAKFDSSKDRRDPFQFILGAGMVIRGWDEGVAGMKIGGARTLIIPSDLGYGPRGAGGVIPPNATLKFDVELLELS, translated from the coding sequence ATGATCACCACAGCCACAGGCCTGCAATACGAAGACACCGTGGTCGGCGACGGCGCCGAAGCCACCAAAGGCCAAACGGTCACTGTGCATTACACAGGCTGGCTATACAAAGACGGCGAGCAAGGCGCCAAGTTTGACTCCAGCAAAGACCGCCGAGACCCTTTCCAATTCATCTTGGGCGCCGGCATGGTCATTCGCGGTTGGGACGAAGGCGTGGCCGGCATGAAAATCGGTGGCGCGCGCACCCTGATCATTCCATCTGACTTAGGCTATGGCCCCCGTGGTGCTGGCGGCGTCATCCCCCCCAACGCAACCCTCAAGTTCGACGTCGAACTGCTCGAACTGTCTTGA